One segment of Actinomyces sp. 432 DNA contains the following:
- a CDS encoding HAD family hydrolase: MRHIIWDMGGTLVDTYPEVDRVLCEAAFGDAEPEHLRHVTSLTRHSIAHAIATLSAERRLEPETLEAAYADLKERWRRRPAPVMDGAREVMARVSELGGLNLVATHRDRVSATALLQGLHLEMDDVVCAPDGVARKPSPDMNLLLAQRHGLDPAEVLCVGDRPIDVVAAREAGMPAALLVRPGTSVTLPDDAPGALVVASLRDLLPCWTEVFRPVPSER; this comes from the coding sequence ATGCGTCACATTATCTGGGACATGGGCGGCACACTGGTGGACACCTACCCGGAAGTCGACCGGGTCCTGTGCGAGGCGGCCTTCGGGGACGCGGAGCCCGAGCACCTGCGTCACGTCACCAGCCTGACCCGTCACTCCATTGCCCATGCGATCGCCACGCTCAGCGCCGAGCGGCGCCTGGAACCGGAGACGCTGGAGGCGGCGTACGCCGATTTGAAGGAGCGGTGGCGTCGGCGGCCTGCGCCCGTGATGGATGGCGCCCGGGAGGTGATGGCGCGGGTGAGCGAATTGGGTGGCCTGAACCTGGTGGCCACGCACCGGGACCGCGTTTCCGCCACCGCACTGCTGCAGGGGCTGCACCTGGAGATGGACGATGTTGTCTGCGCCCCGGATGGGGTGGCCCGCAAGCCCAGTCCTGACATGAACCTGTTGCTGGCGCAGCGGCACGGTCTTGACCCGGCGGAGGTCCTGTGCGTTGGGGACCGGCCGATCGACGTCGTAGCCGCACGGGAGGCGGGGATGCCGGCGGCGCTGCTGGTGCGTCCGGGCACCTCCGTGACCCTGCCCGACGACGCCCCCGGCGCACTCGTCGTCGCCAGCCTGCGGGACCTGCTCCCCTGCTGGACTGAGGTCTTCCGGCCCGTTCCGAGCGAACGCTGA
- a CDS encoding GNAT family N-acetyltransferase: MSERSRIHIRPARPDDVARVARLLALRGISVEEALDQAPRMIAALPVLLLASLPADDAEPTAAEGAVAQAAEVDLAAVDAVAQSAEADDTAAPVALSGAFLLPGDMEGRPEHWMVSGLIVDPGARRRGIGRALLAAVGAAVQELEPGEDLFSVVETANHASVAAHLAAGFQEVAHVDGYAGLVFDDALLMRLPGTADH, from the coding sequence ATGAGTGAGCGCTCGCGTATCCACATCCGCCCCGCCCGCCCCGACGACGTCGCGCGGGTCGCCCGCCTGCTCGCCCTGCGGGGGATCAGCGTGGAGGAAGCGCTGGACCAGGCGCCGCGCATGATTGCAGCCCTACCGGTTCTACTGCTGGCCTCCCTCCCCGCCGACGACGCCGAGCCCACCGCTGCTGAAGGCGCGGTCGCGCAGGCGGCCGAGGTCGACTTGGCCGCGGTCGATGCGGTCGCCCAGTCGGCCGAAGCCGATGACACGGCCGCCCCGGTCGCCCTTTCCGGCGCCTTCCTCCTGCCCGGTGACATGGAGGGGCGCCCGGAGCACTGGATGGTCTCCGGCCTCATCGTCGACCCCGGTGCCAGACGCCGCGGGATCGGCCGTGCCCTGCTGGCCGCGGTCGGTGCAGCGGTGCAGGAGCTCGAGCCGGGGGAGGACCTGTTCAGCGTCGTCGAGACTGCCAACCACGCCTCCGTCGCTGCGCACTTGGCCGCCGGCTTCCAGGAGGTCGCGCACGTGGACGGCTACGCGGGCCTCGTCTTCGATGACGCCCTGCTGATGCGCCTGCCGGGCACAGCGGATCACTGA